The nucleotide sequence GAAGTTAAGGCAAAGGTTAAGGAAATTGATCAGGTTGAAATGGTTGAGTGAGAATTCAACATTGAAGGCACCTCACACCATGTGTTACGCATTACGCATCACTCATTACGGCTTTTAAGATATGTGAATTTTTAAGAATATTATGGATTTTTTGTAATTAACAGGTATTTTACTGTTACAAGAGCTTTGAATAAGTACCCCACCTGATCTCCCCTAAATTAGGGTAGGGATTGGGTGTGTTAAACATGATAATAATTACTTATTCAAGTTTCGCACTTCGTTTTGTCATTGCGAAACCCTGTGGAAACAGGGTTGTGGCAATCTCAAAACAAGAAAAGTAGAGAGATTGCTTCGTCGTTTTCACTCCTCTCAAAGACGTGAAAACAGTGCAAGTGCGAAAATTGAATTAATTATTCAAAACTCTTTATAAAAATGATTTCAAGGGGACTGAATGAATAATAACAACATAAAGAAAGAGCAGTACCTAATTGATGAGATAAAGGTCGGAGATACCTGGCGTATGTTTAAAATATTATCGGAGTTTGTTGAGGGTTTTGAAAATCTCAGTGATATTGAGCCGGCGGTGAGTGTGTTCGGGTCGGCAAGAGTGAAAGAGGATCATAACGATTATAAAAAGGCACGATTAATGGGAAGTATGCTTGCCGATAATGGTATCACTGTCCTGACCGGCGGTGGCCCCGGAGTCATGGAGGCGGCTAACCGTGGAGCAACGGAAGCGGGCGGCCAGTCGATAGGGGTCAATATTGAGCTTCCTTTTGAACAAAAACCCAATCCATATGCCAAAAAGGTAATTACGTTTAATTATTTTTTTGTAAGAAAAGTTATGCTGGTAAAATATGCCAGTGCCTTTGTTATTTTTCCCGGTGGTTTCGGCACAATGGATGAGCTGTTTGAAGCGATGACACTGATTCAGACACGTAAAATACTTCCTTTTCCGCTTATACTTGTTGAAAAGGATTACTGGAGCGGAATGATTAAATGGCTTGAAGATAAGATGGTGGGAAACAATTTTATTGGTGAAAGTGATCTTGATATTATAAAACTTATAGATGATCCATCGGAGATATTAGATTGTATCAAAAATTTTCTTAAAGTGTGATGTTTTATGAGAAAAATCATTTTTCTGATTAGTATGTCTGTTCTTTTATTAATGGGATGTGCAAAACCTTACAACAATTTTTCCTCTTATGTTTTTAATCCGGAAAATGAGCATGGGCG is from Flexistipes sp. and encodes:
- a CDS encoding TIGR00730 family Rossman fold protein — translated: MNNNNIKKEQYLIDEIKVGDTWRMFKILSEFVEGFENLSDIEPAVSVFGSARVKEDHNDYKKARLMGSMLADNGITVLTGGGPGVMEAANRGATEAGGQSIGVNIELPFEQKPNPYAKKVITFNYFFVRKVMLVKYASAFVIFPGGFGTMDELFEAMTLIQTRKILPFPLILVEKDYWSGMIKWLEDKMVGNNFIGESDLDIIKLIDDPSEILDCIKNFLKV